One segment of Hippopotamus amphibius kiboko isolate mHipAmp2 chromosome 4, mHipAmp2.hap2, whole genome shotgun sequence DNA contains the following:
- the MKRN1 gene encoding E3 ubiquitin-protein ligase makorin-1 isoform X3 produces MHGVCKEGDNCRYSHDLSDSPYGVVCKYFQRGYCIYGDRCRYEHSKPLKQEEATATDLTAKSSLAASSSLSSVVGPIVEMNLGEAESRNSHFAAVGAGSEDWVNAIEFVPGQPYCGRTAPSSTEAPLQGSVTKEESEKEQTAVETKKQLCPYAAVGECRYGENCVYLHGDVCDMCGLQVLHPMDAAQRSQHIKSCIEAHEKDMELSFAVQRSKDMVCGICMEVVYEKANPSERRFGILSNCNHTYCLKCIRKWRSAKQFESKIIKSCPECRITSNFVIPSEYWVEEKEEKQKLIQKYKEAMSNKACRYFDEGRGSCPFGGNCFYKHAYPDGRREEPQRQKVGTSSRYRAQRRNHFWELIEERENGNPFDNDEEEVVTFELGEMLLMLLAAGGDDDLTDSEDEWDLFHDELEDFYDLDL; encoded by the exons atatgaACATAGCAAGCCATTGAAACAGGAGGAAGCAACTGCTACAGATCTAACTGCAAAATCATCCCTTGCTGCTTCCTCGAGTCTCTCATCAGTAGTTGGACCCATTGTTGAAATGAATCTGGGTGAAGCCGAGTCAAGAAATTCACACTTTGCAGCTGTGGGAGCAGGTTCAGAAGACTGGGTGAATGCCATCGAGTTTGTTCCTGGGCAGCCCTACTGTGGCCGTA CTGCCCCTTCCTCCACTGAAGCACCCCTGCAGGGCTCAGTGACCAAGGAAGAATCCGAGAAGGAGCAAACTGCGGTGGAAACGAAGAAGCAGCTCTGTCCCTACGCGGCAGTGGGAGAGTGCCGATACGGGGAGAACTGTGTGTACCTCCACGGAGACGTGTGTGATATGTGTGGGCTGCAGGTGCTCCACCCAATGGATGCTGCCCAGAGATCACAGCACATAAAA TCTTGCATCGAGGCCCATGAGAAGGACATGGAGCTCTCGTTCGCGGTGCAGCGCAGCAAGGACATGGTGTGTGGGATCTGCATGGAGGTGGTCTACGAGAAAGCCAACCCCAGCGAGCGCCGCTTCGGGATCCTCTCCAACTGCAACCACACCTACTGTCTCAAGTGTATTCGCAAGTGGAGGAGTGCTAAGCAATTTGAGAGCAAGATCATAAA GTCCTGCCCCGAATGCCGGATCACATCTAACTTTGTCATTCCAAGTGAGTACTgggtggaggagaaagaagagaagcagaaacTCATTCAGAAATACAAGGAGGCAATGAG CAACAAGGCGTGCAGGTATTTTGATGAAGGACGTGGGAGCTGCCCATTTGGAGGGAACTGTTTTTACAAGCATGCGTACCCTGATGGCCGTAGAGAGgagccacagagacagaaagtgggaaCATCAAGCAGATACCGG GCCCAACGAAGGAACCACTTCTGGGAGCTCATCGAGGAAAGAGAGAACGGCAACCCCTTTGACAACGATGAAGAAGAGGTTGTCACCTTTGAGCTGGGCGAgatgttgcttatgcttttggctGCTGGTGGGGACGACGACCTGACAGACTCTGAAGACGAGTGGGACTTGTTTCATGATGAGCTGGAAGATTTTTATGACTTGGATCTATAG
- the MKRN1 gene encoding E3 ubiquitin-protein ligase makorin-1 isoform X4, translated as MNLGEAESRNSHFAAVGAGSEDWVNAIEFVPGQPYCGRTAPSSTEAPLQGSVTKEESEKEQTAVETKKQLCPYAAVGECRYGENCVYLHGDVCDMCGLQVLHPMDAAQRSQHIKSCIEAHEKDMELSFAVQRSKDMVCGICMEVVYEKANPSERRFGILSNCNHTYCLKCIRKWRSAKQFESKIIKSCPECRITSNFVIPSEYWVEEKEEKQKLIQKYKEAMSNKACRYFDEGRGSCPFGGNCFYKHAYPDGRREEPQRQKVGTSSRYRAQRRNHFWELIEERENGNPFDNDEEEVVTFELGEMLLMLLAAGGDDDLTDSEDEWDLFHDELEDFYDLDL; from the exons ATGAATCTGGGTGAAGCCGAGTCAAGAAATTCACACTTTGCAGCTGTGGGAGCAGGTTCAGAAGACTGGGTGAATGCCATCGAGTTTGTTCCTGGGCAGCCCTACTGTGGCCGTA CTGCCCCTTCCTCCACTGAAGCACCCCTGCAGGGCTCAGTGACCAAGGAAGAATCCGAGAAGGAGCAAACTGCGGTGGAAACGAAGAAGCAGCTCTGTCCCTACGCGGCAGTGGGAGAGTGCCGATACGGGGAGAACTGTGTGTACCTCCACGGAGACGTGTGTGATATGTGTGGGCTGCAGGTGCTCCACCCAATGGATGCTGCCCAGAGATCACAGCACATAAAA TCTTGCATCGAGGCCCATGAGAAGGACATGGAGCTCTCGTTCGCGGTGCAGCGCAGCAAGGACATGGTGTGTGGGATCTGCATGGAGGTGGTCTACGAGAAAGCCAACCCCAGCGAGCGCCGCTTCGGGATCCTCTCCAACTGCAACCACACCTACTGTCTCAAGTGTATTCGCAAGTGGAGGAGTGCTAAGCAATTTGAGAGCAAGATCATAAA GTCCTGCCCCGAATGCCGGATCACATCTAACTTTGTCATTCCAAGTGAGTACTgggtggaggagaaagaagagaagcagaaacTCATTCAGAAATACAAGGAGGCAATGAG CAACAAGGCGTGCAGGTATTTTGATGAAGGACGTGGGAGCTGCCCATTTGGAGGGAACTGTTTTTACAAGCATGCGTACCCTGATGGCCGTAGAGAGgagccacagagacagaaagtgggaaCATCAAGCAGATACCGG GCCCAACGAAGGAACCACTTCTGGGAGCTCATCGAGGAAAGAGAGAACGGCAACCCCTTTGACAACGATGAAGAAGAGGTTGTCACCTTTGAGCTGGGCGAgatgttgcttatgcttttggctGCTGGTGGGGACGACGACCTGACAGACTCTGAAGACGAGTGGGACTTGTTTCATGATGAGCTGGAAGATTTTTATGACTTGGATCTATAG